One window of the Nocardia huaxiensis genome contains the following:
- a CDS encoding M3 family metallopeptidase — protein sequence MTSNPFFERSTLAYELPPFAEIRDEHYLPAFERGMAEQLAEIAVIAAQEELPTFANTIAALERSGAVLTRVSNVFFNLVSSDSNERIDAIEAEVSPRLAAHADAIHLDPALFARIDELYTRRGELGLDAEELRLLERYHLRFVRAGARLDPVQQARLRELNAELASASTEFGQNNLAATNAATLILDREEELAGLTPAAVAAAAENARTLGHDGKWALSLQNVSNQPVLADLADRAVRERMLAASLDRGFGANGGNAVLGARMAALRAERAELLGYPDHASYAVADQTAKTTAAVEDMLAQLVPPAVANAEREAGELTAALHAVDPDAELRAWDWQFWSEKLRAEQFSVDAEALRPYFELERVLWDGVFHAAGLVYGLSFTERPDLVGYHPEVRVFEVFDADGTALGLFLGDFFKRPSKRGGAWMNSLVRQSVLLGQRPVVVNNLNIVKPAEGEPALLTWDNVRTLFHEFGHALHGLFSKVVYPFFSGTAVPRDFVEFPSQVNEMWMSRPEVLANYARHFETGEPMPAELVERMAEAERFGEGFRTVEYLAAALLDWAWHRRTRTDASADTDAAGFEEQALRQAGIALAAIPPRYRTGYFAHIFAGGYGAGYYSYIWSEVLDADTVQWFDEGEAPIREKGERFRRELLSRGGSVDPLEAFAAFRGRAPRIDPLLVRRGLQRAE from the coding sequence ATGACGAGCAACCCGTTCTTCGAACGCAGCACCCTGGCCTATGAGCTGCCGCCGTTCGCGGAGATCCGCGATGAGCACTACCTGCCCGCGTTCGAGCGGGGAATGGCCGAACAGCTGGCCGAGATCGCCGTGATCGCGGCGCAGGAGGAACTGCCCACGTTCGCGAATACCATTGCGGCGCTGGAGCGTTCGGGTGCGGTGTTGACACGGGTGTCGAATGTGTTCTTCAACCTGGTGTCCTCGGACTCGAACGAGCGCATCGACGCGATCGAGGCGGAGGTCTCGCCGCGGCTGGCCGCGCACGCGGATGCCATCCACCTGGATCCGGCGCTGTTCGCCCGCATCGACGAGCTCTACACACGGCGCGGCGAACTCGGGCTGGACGCCGAAGAGTTGCGCCTGCTGGAGCGCTACCACCTGCGGTTCGTGCGCGCCGGTGCTCGGCTGGACCCGGTGCAGCAGGCTCGGCTGCGTGAGCTCAATGCCGAACTGGCGTCGGCCTCCACGGAATTCGGTCAGAACAATCTGGCCGCCACGAACGCGGCGACGCTGATCCTGGACCGCGAGGAGGAACTGGCCGGGCTGACACCGGCGGCGGTGGCCGCGGCGGCGGAGAACGCCCGCACCCTCGGGCACGACGGCAAATGGGCGCTGAGCCTGCAGAACGTCTCGAACCAGCCCGTCCTCGCCGATCTGGCCGACCGGGCCGTGCGCGAGCGCATGCTGGCGGCGTCGCTGGACCGCGGCTTCGGCGCGAACGGCGGCAATGCCGTCCTCGGCGCGCGCATGGCCGCCCTGCGTGCCGAACGGGCCGAACTGCTCGGCTATCCCGATCACGCCTCCTACGCGGTGGCCGATCAGACCGCGAAAACCACTGCGGCGGTAGAGGATATGCTCGCGCAGCTGGTGCCGCCCGCGGTCGCCAATGCCGAGCGGGAGGCGGGCGAGCTCACCGCCGCCCTGCACGCGGTCGACCCGGACGCCGAACTGCGCGCGTGGGATTGGCAGTTCTGGTCGGAAAAGCTGCGCGCCGAACAGTTCTCGGTGGACGCGGAGGCGCTGCGCCCGTACTTCGAACTGGAACGGGTGCTGTGGGACGGCGTGTTCCACGCGGCCGGACTGGTCTACGGCCTCAGCTTCACCGAGCGCCCGGATCTGGTCGGCTATCACCCGGAGGTGCGGGTGTTCGAGGTGTTCGACGCCGATGGCACCGCCCTGGGTCTGTTCCTCGGCGACTTCTTCAAGCGCCCGTCCAAACGCGGTGGCGCGTGGATGAATTCGCTGGTGCGTCAGTCGGTCCTGCTGGGCCAGCGGCCGGTCGTGGTCAACAACCTCAATATCGTGAAGCCCGCCGAGGGCGAACCGGCCCTGCTGACCTGGGACAATGTCCGCACGCTCTTCCACGAGTTCGGGCACGCCCTGCACGGGCTGTTCTCGAAGGTGGTGTACCCCTTCTTCTCCGGCACCGCCGTACCGCGTGATTTCGTGGAGTTCCCGTCGCAGGTGAACGAGATGTGGATGTCGCGCCCGGAAGTTCTGGCCAATTACGCCCGGCACTTCGAGACGGGCGAGCCCATGCCCGCCGAACTGGTGGAGCGCATGGCCGAGGCGGAACGCTTCGGCGAGGGCTTCCGCACCGTCGAGTATCTGGCCGCGGCCCTGCTGGATTGGGCCTGGCACCGCCGCACCCGGACCGACGCGTCGGCCGACACCGATGCGGCGGGCTTCGAGGAGCAGGCCCTGCGCCAGGCCGGCATCGCTCTCGCCGCCATCCCGCCGCGCTACCGCACCGGCTATTTCGCGCACATCTTCGCGGGCGGTTACGGCGCGGGCTACTACTCCTACATCTGGAGTGAGGTCCTGGACGCCGACACCGTGCAGTGGTTCGACGAGGGCGAGGCGCCGATCCGCGAGAAGGGTGAGCGCTTCCGGCGCGAACTGCTCTCGCGCGGCGGCTCGGTCGACCCCCTCGAAGCCTTCGCCGCATTTCGTGGCCGCGCCCCGCGGATCGACCCGCTACTGGTCCGCCGGGGCCTGCAGCGCGCCGAGTAG